The following are encoded in a window of Methylicorpusculum oleiharenae genomic DNA:
- a CDS encoding cation:proton antiporter, with product MNLEVFLSLFSLMLISLVVYMISQKARLPYTVLLVIVGSLLVPLSKLEAFAFINSFELTPELLFFVFLPILIFESAYNIKISDMLNNIRAISLLAVVGLLVSTFFIGVSGYYVFKWIGFEVPMIVTLLFGAIISSTDPVAVLSLFKEYGAPKRLTLMFEGESLFNDGTSFAIFLVMLEILVHGYAGSTSIISGLINFSMMLFGGILFGLAMGFLFAKLIEWVKGHEHLEITLTLLVAHFTFILTEVVSEHIIIAGYPVRFSSIIATLVASMVIGNFGRFKMSMPVEEYMEKFWSYFGFVTNSLVFILMGLLFVEQSIDLNVALMPILLSILVVMVGRALSIYPLLGLLNWTKKEEPIPLSWMHLLSWGSLRGSLAVIMVLLIPDDVTVPNWNYTFSVKEFITAITIGSIYFTLLVKATTIGKVMNKLGIDALTDYEEVSYFKSKALIYDEALVAIEKLFKNQQISEEQHKGMHSIYRTLHEQALKEYKQKFPNDSELTENLLRVYVLGTEKGELKEIYGRGEINEKIYKKILNLLDIQMERVEKGRLQLNAIDEKFPVDKIETFILSLRKMLFLSSSELKPQELYIYYRTQLHLLETVVSRLEGLSNTSLIEVFDDKDSLQRTIELYKALGKSTKERLDQMISSNYELLTHFNAITGKKTLDALQLETLDNLSKNEIISSKLYIMLSKELKQPH from the coding sequence ATGAATCTTGAAGTTTTCTTGTCGTTATTCAGCCTGATGCTGATCTCGTTAGTTGTGTATATGATTTCGCAGAAAGCGCGGCTTCCCTACACGGTGTTACTGGTCATTGTAGGCTCTCTATTGGTGCCATTGAGCAAACTGGAGGCCTTCGCTTTTATCAACAGCTTTGAGTTAACTCCGGAATTATTGTTTTTTGTGTTTCTGCCTATTCTGATATTTGAATCAGCTTACAACATTAAAATCAGCGATATGCTCAATAATATCCGCGCGATAAGTTTATTGGCGGTTGTCGGCTTGCTGGTTTCAACATTTTTTATCGGGGTGAGCGGCTACTACGTTTTCAAGTGGATAGGATTTGAGGTTCCCATGATTGTGACGCTGTTGTTTGGTGCAATCATTTCCTCAACTGACCCTGTTGCGGTTTTGTCATTGTTTAAAGAATACGGCGCACCCAAGAGGCTGACACTGATGTTTGAAGGGGAGAGTTTATTCAATGACGGAACCTCTTTTGCGATATTTTTGGTCATGCTTGAAATATTGGTCCACGGCTACGCCGGATCGACTTCAATCATCAGCGGGCTGATCAATTTCTCGATGATGCTGTTTGGCGGTATTTTATTCGGACTGGCGATGGGGTTTTTGTTCGCCAAACTGATTGAGTGGGTTAAAGGGCACGAGCATTTGGAAATAACGTTGACCCTGCTTGTCGCGCATTTTACTTTTATTCTTACCGAAGTAGTGTCCGAGCACATTATTATTGCCGGATATCCTGTGCGTTTTTCATCGATCATTGCCACATTGGTTGCTTCGATGGTCATCGGCAATTTCGGCCGCTTTAAAATGTCGATGCCCGTTGAAGAGTACATGGAAAAGTTTTGGAGTTACTTCGGATTTGTTACCAACTCCCTGGTGTTTATTTTGATGGGATTGTTATTCGTAGAGCAGTCAATTGATTTAAATGTTGCTCTGATGCCCATTTTGCTTTCCATTCTGGTCGTCATGGTTGGCCGGGCCTTATCTATTTATCCTCTGTTAGGGTTGTTGAACTGGACCAAGAAAGAAGAGCCGATTCCGTTGTCCTGGATGCACCTTTTATCCTGGGGAAGTCTGCGTGGTTCATTGGCGGTCATCATGGTTTTGCTGATTCCCGATGATGTGACTGTGCCCAACTGGAACTATACGTTTTCAGTTAAAGAATTTATTACTGCTATCACGATAGGCAGTATTTATTTTACGCTACTGGTCAAAGCGACGACGATCGGCAAAGTGATGAATAAATTGGGAATCGACGCGCTGACTGATTATGAAGAAGTGAGCTATTTCAAGAGTAAAGCGCTTATCTATGATGAAGCGTTAGTTGCCATTGAAAAATTGTTCAAAAATCAACAGATCAGTGAAGAACAGCATAAAGGCATGCATTCCATTTACCGCACCCTGCACGAACAAGCCCTAAAAGAGTACAAACAAAAATTTCCGAATGACAGTGAATTGACTGAAAACCTGTTACGGGTTTATGTGTTGGGTACCGAAAAAGGCGAATTAAAGGAAATTTACGGTCGCGGTGAAATCAACGAAAAAATCTACAAGAAAATTTTAAACTTGCTGGATATTCAGATGGAGCGGGTTGAAAAAGGTCGTTTGCAACTCAATGCGATAGATGAAAAATTTCCGGTTGATAAAATTGAAACCTTTATTCTCAGTTTGCGAAAAATGCTGTTTTTATCCTCCTCAGAGTTAAAGCCTCAAGAACTTTATATCTATTACCGGACGCAACTGCATTTACTGGAAACCGTGGTTTCCAGGTTAGAGGGATTAAGCAATACCAGTCTGATCGAGGTATTTGACGATAAAGATTCTTTACAAAGGACAATTGAACTCTACAAAGCATTGGGCAAGAGCACCAAAGAAAGGCTGGATCAGATGATTAGCAGTAACTATGAGTTGCTTACCCACTTTAATGCAATTACCGGTAAGAAAACGCTGGATGCTTTACAGCTGGAAACGTTAGATAACTTAAGCAAGAATGAAATTATCAGCAGCAAGCTCTACATCATGCTTTCTAAAGAATTAAAGCAACCGCATTAA
- a CDS encoding retropepsin-like aspartic protease family protein: MSKRTFFIFALLSFPVLLGVSLSGQAETFADNLKDQLEALSRNHHITIKNTDLIQSAPPIKVTGSIEEQLKHLLIDYNFVQLSNSQGTIEKIIIMSVKRYDHSKPVVTETTETNTDVNVKTTRNGYHHMVQTELSGPNGAKINLSLLVDTGATTVVLPASFKAKLGFNDHNLESGISETANGRIETLQGTLKSVTVGNASAKDVEVSFLSDDKLQNSGLLGMSFLGRFQLMFDDAQNQITLKSSTSPRPD, translated from the coding sequence ATGTCCAAAAGAACATTTTTTATTTTTGCTTTGTTATCGTTTCCAGTCCTGCTCGGCGTATCGCTGAGCGGACAAGCCGAAACATTCGCTGATAATCTGAAAGATCAACTTGAAGCATTAAGCCGCAATCATCATATAACCATTAAGAACACTGACCTCATTCAGTCTGCACCCCCTATAAAAGTGACCGGTTCGATTGAAGAACAGCTGAAACACCTTCTCATTGACTATAACTTCGTGCAGCTGTCAAACAGCCAGGGCACTATCGAAAAAATCATCATTATGAGCGTCAAACGCTATGACCATTCGAAGCCGGTGGTGACCGAGACGACCGAAACGAATACCGATGTAAACGTCAAAACAACACGTAATGGCTATCACCATATGGTTCAGACTGAATTATCAGGACCTAATGGTGCTAAAATCAATCTTTCGCTGCTTGTCGATACGGGCGCAACGACCGTCGTGTTACCGGCCTCCTTTAAGGCCAAACTGGGATTTAACGACCATAACCTGGAATCAGGAATCAGTGAAACCGCCAACGGAAGAATTGAAACCCTGCAAGGCACCCTCAAGTCAGTCACCGTTGGAAACGCATCAGCAAAAGACGTTGAGGTGAGTTTTCTATCAGACGATAAATTGCAAAACAGCGGTCTGCTGGGCATGAGCTTTTTAGGGCGTTTTCAGCTGATGTTTGATGACGCCCAAAATCAAATCACGCTGAAATCGTCAACCTCACCGCGGCCTGATTAA
- the yfbR gene encoding 5'-deoxynucleotidase — translation MKESIINCTFYAYLSRLRWIKRWGLKRNAHEENVMEHSWEVSVIAHTLALIKNRYFEGCVDANAIAAAALYHDVTEVITGDLPTPIKYHSTAINQAYKQIEKQAELELLNLLPERLRGDFEQLIQHDKLPEENAQIIKAADKISAYLKCQAELKAGNPEFEMAAAQLSKQLNESTQPEVAFFMASFVPSCSLTLDGLMKTN, via the coding sequence ATGAAAGAATCAATCATTAATTGCACTTTTTATGCCTATTTATCACGGCTTCGCTGGATCAAGCGCTGGGGATTAAAACGTAATGCCCATGAAGAAAATGTCATGGAGCACAGCTGGGAAGTATCCGTTATTGCCCACACGCTGGCCTTGATAAAAAACCGTTATTTCGAGGGCTGTGTGGATGCTAACGCCATTGCCGCCGCCGCGTTGTATCACGATGTGACTGAAGTCATTACCGGCGATTTACCTACGCCGATCAAATACCATTCAACCGCCATCAACCAGGCTTACAAACAGATTGAAAAACAAGCGGAACTGGAACTCTTGAATTTGTTGCCCGAGCGTTTAAGAGGGGATTTTGAGCAACTGATTCAACACGACAAACTTCCCGAGGAAAACGCACAGATCATCAAAGCGGCCGATAAAATTTCGGCCTACCTTAAATGTCAGGCCGAATTGAAAGCCGGTAACCCGGAATTTGAAATGGCTGCCGCCCAACTGAGCAAACAACTCAATGAATCGACTCAACCCGAGGTGGCATTTTTTATGGCCAGTTTCGTTCCCAGCTGCAGCCTGACACTGGACGGACTAATGAAAACCAATTAA